aattctccagacaagaatacgggaatgggtttctatgccctcatccaggggatcttcccaacccaggaatggaatccaggtctctgccttgcaggcagattctttaaacgcatacagccaaagaaacaaataaaatattaaaaatataattaagaaaGGCTCTAATACAGTAAGAAGAATCAAACCTCAGGACAGTGTGTGTATACTAGTTGTCTattgcatatgtgctcagtcatgtccggctgtttgcaactgcatggattatagcgtgccaggctcctctgtccatggaattttccaggcaagaagactggagtgggttgccatttcatcctccagggtatcttcctgacccagagatcaaacccttgtttcctgtgtctcctgcattgcaggcaaattctatacactgtgccacttgggaagccctagttCTCTATTGCTGAATAACAAATTACCATacacttagcagcttaaaacagcaTTCATTACTTCATAGTTCTAGAATGTAGAGGTCCAGTAGGTTTGGCTGAGGGCTAGGTTCTCGCCTTAGGGTTTCACAAAGCCGAAGTCCAGGTATCAACTGACTGGGCCCTTATCTCTAGGGTGTGGGAAGAATCCATTTTGAAGCTCATTCAGAATGGCAGAATTTGATTTCTGGGACTATAGGACTGAGGTCCCCATGTCCTAGCTGGCCTTCAGGTGGGGACTACCATTTTTAGCGACTACTCACATTCCTCATACATGACTCACTCCCATCTTCAAGATAGCAACAGGGAGTCTCTTTTCTTCAAGTTTTAGGCTGTAAAGGTTCCCCAGGAGTCTTTTGGTTAGCCTGGGTCTCCCATTCACTCAGATGCTCCCAGTCACTGACATTTATCTCTGGGATGGCGTTTATCCAGGCTGTTCATCAGCAGATTCTGAGCAACAAGTTCCTTATTGTGCGAATGAGAGAACTTCTGTGGAGAAAGGAAGACTGCCAGAAGTTTTACCGAGAGCATGAAGGTAGGAGCCAAGCGTCCTCTGAGCGGGAGGCTTCTCTATCCCTGGAAAGATTTTACCGACACCCAAGTCAGGTTCGCAGTGACGTCAGTTTGGTCACTctgggtgtctgactctttgcgaccctgtggactgcagcatgccagacttccctgtccatcaccaactcctggagcttgctcaaagtcatgtccatcgagtgggtgatgccatccaaccatctcatcctctgtcgcaccctcctcctcctgccttcagtcctggcatcagggtctttcccaatgagtcagttcttcgcatcaggtggccaaagtattggagtttcagcatcagtccttctgatgaatattcaggactgatttcctttaggattaagtggtctgatctccttgcagtgcaagggactctcaggagtcttctcccaataccacagttcaaaagcatcaattcttcagcattcagctttctttatagtccaactctcacatctatacatgactactgtaccTACCAGCCGTAAAATTCAGCCAGTGTTCTAAAGAGTGGATTGATAACACAAACTTTTCATGATtatcaatgtttttaaaatattttctaggagGGTCCTACTTCAGGGTACCAACAAGAAGTTTAGTTTTATGTCCTGATAATATCACTAGTTAACAAAAAACTCTGTCAAGCACTATCCAAAGGCTCATGATTTCATTTCACTTCCCAGCAACCCCATGAGGTAGGTATTATGTCCCCAGcacacagataaggaaaccaagtTAGGGAACTTATTGATTTACCCGAAACTACACAGGTGGTAAGTTGGAGAGCCTGGGTTCACACCCAGGTAAGTCAGACTCCATGTTCCTTTCTCGAAAACAGTGATTATTCCCTCCTCTAGGGAGGCAGGAGTATAAAAAGTTCTCTTGGCACTGGTGTCTTAATGGAGGTCCTCTTCCTTGCAGGGCGTTTTTTCTATCAGCGGCTGGTGGAGTTCATGGCCAGGTATTTCTCATTTTAGTTTCAACATCTTCATCCACTGAGACTTATTTCCCCTGCCCCCCTAAGtagatttattaattttatttgccACTCTTTAAAGTTGTAAGCAGTGTCGAGGGTCTGATGAAACATGGGTTCGGGCCGAGACTGACCCCGTGGCCACCTGTTCTGAGGTGCTTACTGATCCAGGGGCTGTAGAAGAGTGTTGTTGAATGCTTCCTAACAACTCAGCTGTCTCGGTGGCCTTTCTTCCTCAGCGGCCTTCTGTCAACTCTTTGACACAGTACTCAGCTAGAAAGCAAGGGGACTCAGGATGTCCAGTGTGCCCTCCTGAACCCAGAGCCAGATTCCTGACATGTGCTCCCTTGGTTCACAGTGGGCCGATCCGAGCCTACATCCTTGCCCATAAGGATGCCGTCCAGCTCTGGAGGACCGTGATGGGACCCACCAGAGTGTTTCGAGCACGTCACGTGGCCCCAGATTCAATTCGAGGGAGTTTTGGCCTCACCGACACCCGTAACACAACCCACGGCTCAGGTGAGGCTGCCTCCTGTGTCCACAGTATTCAAAGGGAATTTGCTTCAGGATGCTGGGCAGGCTGGATGGCGGGGTTGAAAGTCAGGTCCCCCAGGGAGCTTTCCTCCCAGTTGGGGTTCTGGCCATATGTGGTGACCTCAGCGGATGTGGCCCAGGACTTAGGGGTGGGCGAAGTACAGGCTCTGAGGCCGATTATGACTGCTTCTTGCGTCTCCCCTGCACTCCCTATGAgaaccccttctctctctctcctccccttacAGACTCAGTGGTTTCAGCCAGTAGAGAGATTGCAGCCTTTTTCCCCGATTTCAGTGAACAGCGCTGGTACGAGGAGGAGGAGCCCCAGTTGCGCTGTGGCCCTGTGCACTACAGTCCCGAGGGTGGCATCCACTTTGCTGCTCCATCAGGAGGCCCGGGGCCAGCCTGACATAGGCCTGTGAGTGTGTGAAGACTGGGGCATCGCCCAACTGTCTCTCACAGACCTCTGGTCCCAGAACAGTCTTCTAGGAccagggaggctgggctggggggggggggggggctgcttGCGCCATCTCTGCTGGGCGCCGCCACCTGCGTGAGGGTTAAGCTCCTCACTGCCACATCTTCTAGAATCTACTATCTACCTCATCTCTGGAATGTTCATGGCCGGTTCAGAGGAATGATGACTCCTCTTTTTCAGGGAACTGTTCATCATTTTCAAGGAGAAGCTTGCCCAGCtgacttgcctgaaaaatgcagTGACTCTCTATTAGTCACGCTTGGTCTGTTTTCCTTAATAAAAGTCACTGTGCTACTGAATGAAGGCTGGGAGCACTACTCGAGgcgctttctctctctccttaacTGGAGTAATTAAACCCGTCCTAAGTCAAGTTTCTGGTCTATGCTAAGTGAAGAAAGAGTCAAAATCTCCCAGGAGGTTCACGTGGCGTACAGCTTATGTAGAGCACAAAAGGCCCCTGACATAGGCCTGCATCCTGGAAGAAGGGGCACCTTTGGTTTGAGCAAAAGTATGTCTGCCCAGTAGTGGCATAttgttatgactttttttttttttttctgatttgccCAGAGCCACTAAAGGTAGCCATATCTTTGCTATAGCTGAGGATGACAGTTACCTACTGCTATGACAAACCACCTCAAGATTTCATGGCTTAAAACCATAATGACTGAACTTGTCTATATGTCTATGGATGAGCTGGGTGATTCTGCTGGGCTCACCTGGACGCATATGGCTGCGTTCAGCAGTTGGATCCAGCGTGGTCTTTCCTCCTGAGCTGCTGCTTTGCATGGTTATTTCAAGTTTCCAAGAAAGCAGGCCTCCATTCATGAGCTTATCAAGCTTCCGCTTGGGTCATGTTTGCTGATACCCCACTGtgaaaagcaagtcacatggtcaAGCCCAGAGTCCATGTGGGAAGCAACTGCACAGGGCACAGATGCAGGGaggtgtgaatcacgagggagcATTACCATGACAATCTACAATCTGAAAGTGAACAGGCTTGAATTTATATAGAGAACTTATGGAAACAAGTATTTGCACAAGccaggaaaagacagaaatagcaagagaagGACGGCTGAAGCCTTGCCCACATACTTGCATTCATCAGGCTTCTCTCCTgagtgtgtcctctggtgtgtgttGAGGAATGTCTTGGGACTAGGCCCCCACCCACACTCCCTGTGAACAAAAGGCTTCTCACCTGAAGGTGTCCTGAGGTGTGATTTCTCCCTAAAGTCTTGGCCACAGTTCCTGCACACGTAAGGTTTATGCCCTCTGTGAATCCTCTGGTGCTTAATGAGGGCTGACTTTTCACTAATACCTCACCCACACAGCACGCACACAAAGGGCTTCTCCCTTGTGTGTGTCCTCTGATGCAGTGTGACTTGAGGCTAAAAGCACACATAAACCTTCTCCCCTGAGTGCATACTCTGGTGGTTTTAAGGGGCAACATCTAAAAAGCCTGGCCCACGCTTCCTACGTATTTAAGGCTTTTCCCTGTGTGTCCTCTGATGTCTGATGAATGTGACTTCTGACTAAAGCTTCACCAACACTCTGCACACAGATGTTCCCTCTCCATGACAGCCTGCATCTGAAGAAGTTTTACTTCTGGCTAAAATCCAGTCCACACTCTCCAAACTGGACTGCTCCAGATCCTGAGATTCTACCCTCTCCAGAACATTGTCTGTTTCCCCAGAGCTTACCTTCTGGGCTGGACTGCGCTGCACCTTCAACACAGTTACCTCCCTGAGAGTTTACTGGTGGTCCCTGGGGTGGGATAGAGAAAACCACTGAAGATCTGCTgtcattggttcagttcagttcagttcagttgctcagtcgtgtctgactctctgcgaccccatgaaccacaatacaccaggcctccctgtccatcacgaactccctgagtccacccaaacccatgtccattgtgtcggtgatgccatccaaccatctcatcctctgtcgtccccttctcctgccctcaatctttcccagcatcagggtcttttcaaatgtgtcagctctccatatcaggtagccaaagtattggagtttcagcttcaacatcagtccctccaatgaacacccaggactgatctcctttaggatggactggctggatctccttgcagtccaagggactctcaagagtcttctccaacaccacagttcaaaagcatcaattttttggcattcagctttcttcacagtccaactctcacatccatacatgaccactggaaaaaccatagccttgactagatggacctttgttggcaaagtaatgtctctgctttttaatatgctatctaggttggtcataactttcctcccaaggagtaagtgtcttttaatttcatggcagcagtcaccatccgcagtgattttggagcccagaaaaataaagtcagccactgtttccactgtttccccatctgtttgccatgaagaaatgggactggaggccatgatcttagttttctgaatgctgagctttaagccaacgttttcattgtcttctttcattttcatcaagaggctctttagttcttcttagctttctgccataagggtggtgtcatctgcatatctgagcttattgatatttctcctggcaatcttgattccagcttgtgcttcctccagtccagcgtttcttatgatgtactctgcatgtaagttaaataatcagggtgacaaatatacagccttgacatactccttttcctatttggaaccattggTCCAAATTGGTACattggtaattttaaaaaaaaaaagaaaaaaacacaaagggGTAGACACCCTCACTCTTTGATGTTCTGCTTtgcccaccaccacccctccccacatTGGTTTTTATCAGAATgttgttgctgctactgctgctgctcatCTGGGCAAGGATCTCCTGGTTGGTGTTGATTTCCTGCACATGAATCTGGAAATAGGACGACTGCAGAGATCACGCTGGCTGAGAAGCTGCTGCCTGCCAGAGGACAGAGAGGCCAGGGATGGATTTCTGGCTTTAAATCTGAAGAAAGAGTTTTCAAAGTAGTCACAGGAAGGGTTAGCTAGGCTTTTCCTCTTTGTCATAATGTCTTATAGTCCATTCATCATTCACAACCATTAATGTCTGTCTCTGCAAGGCAAGTTTCACCAGACCTATATTTCCATTCAACcccttttgactttttatttggaaataatttcaaacatacagaaaagttgcaagaataagGACAGTACACAGAACAGCCCTGTACCCTTTACCGAAACTACCTATTGCTAAAATTTctgttatatatgtgtatgtacacatatatctacatacattttttaaatcaatacatACATCAATACTCTTTACCTATAAATAATTCATTGCGTGCCTGACAAAAGTAAAGATGTTCTTTTTCATAACCACAATACAGTTATCAACTCCAGtaaatttaacatttataaaatactttaacAACTATCAGGGCTTCcatgataataaagaatctgcctgcaatgcaggagaccccggttcaattcctgggtcaggaaggtcccctggagaaggcataggctacccactccaggctacccattctggtctagagaattccatggactaatccatggggttgcaaagagtcggacattactgagcaactttcactttaacttaatGACTATCATATGTATTCCAGTTGTCAGCTGATCCAATAATATCCTTTATAGCATTTTCCCTACAGCACAGGATGGTCTACAATCATATTAAAATTAGTTATGTTTCCTTAGTTTCCGTTAGTGTCTCTTTCATGAGACTGGCATTTCTGAAGAACAGAGTTCTTCTTTCAGAGAATCTTTCTCATGTCTAGAATATGTATAGAACGTTCCTGACATTTTCCTATGACTAGGTTCAGATTATGTACcacagtcaatttttttttttttttttttttttttttaagatttacttatttttaggcTGTggtgggtctctgttgctgcttttgttgctgcacacgggctttctctagtggtcgcaagcaggggctactcttcattgcagggtggtgggcttctcattgtggcggcttctctgttgcagagcatggcctctaggcatgcaggcttcaggagttgcagtgcgtgggctcagcagttgcagcttgcaggctctagaacacaggctcagtagttgtgacacacaggcttagctgctctgcgacatgtgggatcttcctggacccaggattgaaccagtgtcccttgcatcacaaggcggattcttaatcact
This genomic stretch from Muntiacus reevesi chromosome 4, mMunRee1.1, whole genome shotgun sequence harbors:
- the NME6 gene encoding nucleoside diphosphate kinase 6, with amino-acid sequence MTSILRSPQALQLTLALIKPDAVAHPLILEAVHQQILSNKFLIVRMRELLWRKEDCQKFYREHEGRFFYQRLVEFMASGPIRAYILAHKDAVQLWRTVMGPTRVFRARHVAPDSIRGSFGLTDTRNTTHGSDSVVSASREIAAFFPDFSEQRWYEEEEPQLRCGPVHYSPEGGIHFAAPSGGPGPA